In Dolichospermum flos-aquae CCAP 1403/13F, the following proteins share a genomic window:
- the chlG gene encoding chlorophyll synthase ChlG: MSESTPIDPNSQPNEAIESTNPEVTIAEDRNAKTRQLLGMKGASAGETSIWKIRLQLMKPITWIPLIWGVVCGAASSGNYTWTLENVLKSALCMLLSGPLLTGYTQTINDYYDREIDAINEPYRPIPSGRISEKQVISQFVLLLLLGCGVAYTLDLWAGHPFPTVLMLSVFGTFIAYIYSAPPLKLKQNGWLGNYALGASYIALPWWAGHALFGELNWKIVILTLFYSLAGLGIAIVNDFKSVEGDRQLGLQSLPVMFGIQTAALICVVMIDLFQGLVAGYLVSIHENLYAAILVLLIIPQITFQDMYFLRDPIANDVKYQASAQPFLVLGMLVTGIALGHAGV, translated from the coding sequence ATGTCTGAATCAACTCCCATTGACCCAAATTCTCAGCCGAATGAGGCTATAGAATCAACAAATCCAGAAGTCACAATTGCAGAAGACCGTAATGCGAAAACTCGGCAATTGCTGGGAATGAAAGGTGCAAGTGCTGGGGAAACTTCTATTTGGAAAATTCGCTTGCAATTGATGAAACCGATTACCTGGATTCCCCTAATTTGGGGTGTGGTCTGCGGTGCGGCTTCTTCTGGTAACTACACTTGGACTTTAGAAAATGTTTTGAAGTCTGCCCTTTGTATGTTGCTTTCTGGTCCTTTATTGACTGGTTATACCCAAACCATCAATGATTATTATGACCGAGAAATTGACGCGATTAATGAGCCTTACCGTCCCATACCTTCGGGGAGAATTTCTGAAAAGCAAGTAATTAGCCAATTCGTGCTTTTACTATTATTAGGATGTGGGGTGGCTTATACCTTAGATTTATGGGCAGGTCATCCATTTCCTACTGTTTTAATGTTGTCCGTTTTTGGGACTTTTATCGCCTATATCTATTCTGCACCACCATTGAAATTAAAACAAAATGGTTGGTTAGGAAATTATGCTTTGGGTGCAAGTTACATTGCTTTACCTTGGTGGGCTGGTCATGCTTTATTTGGAGAATTGAATTGGAAAATTGTGATTCTGACTCTATTCTACAGTTTGGCTGGTTTGGGTATTGCCATTGTCAATGATTTTAAGAGTGTGGAAGGCGATCGCCAATTAGGACTACAATCATTACCAGTTATGTTTGGCATCCAAACTGCGGCTTTGATTTGTGTAGTCATGATTGATTTATTTCAAGGTTTGGTGGCAGGTTATTTGGTGAGTATTCACGAGAATTTATATGCAGCAATTCTCGTCTTATTAATCATTCCCCAAATCACTTTCCAAGATATGTATTTTCTCCGTGATCCCATAGCCAATGATGTCAAATATCAAGCCAGCGCCCAACCGTTTTTGGTTTTGGGAATGTTGGTAACAGGTATTGCATTAGGTCACGCTGGCGTTTAA
- a CDS encoding Get3/ArsA fold putative tail anchor-mediating ATPase NosAFP yields MALILTFLGKNGIARSKIAIAAAISLATQGKRVLLAGLADPTLPILLNTTLTPDPQEISPNLQAVQFQASVLLERNWDEVKKLEAQYLRTPILKEVYGQELVVLPGMDNALALNAIREYDASGKYDAIIYDGTGDAASLRMLGMPESLSWYMRRFRQLFVNSDLGKTITESPLIQPLISSLFNINWTADNFSQPTNQVNNFLEQGKAALANPQRVAAFLVTTSEPIDVANSRYLWGSAQQIGLTVGGAILVADGENTNLSQEFAPLPVSIVPDVSQGEWQPLIDALPNFVEQALQANQPIEIDVHNRQVRLFLPGFDKKQVKLTQQGPEVTVEAGDQRRNIFLPPALSGKPVTGAKFQNSYLIISF; encoded by the coding sequence ATGGCCTTGATACTGACATTTTTGGGCAAAAACGGCATCGCTCGCAGTAAGATAGCGATCGCCGCAGCCATTAGTTTGGCAACACAAGGCAAAAGGGTACTTCTAGCAGGACTAGCAGATCCAACATTGCCAATTCTACTCAATACTACTCTGACTCCTGACCCCCAGGAAATCTCTCCTAATCTACAAGCAGTACAGTTTCAAGCATCTGTACTGCTAGAACGCAACTGGGACGAAGTGAAAAAATTGGAGGCTCAATACCTCCGCACACCGATTTTGAAAGAGGTTTATGGGCAGGAACTGGTGGTATTACCAGGTATGGACAACGCCCTTGCTCTCAATGCGATTCGTGAATATGATGCCAGTGGCAAATATGACGCGATTATCTATGATGGCACAGGCGATGCTGCCAGCTTGCGAATGTTGGGAATGCCAGAATCTTTAAGTTGGTATATGAGACGATTTAGGCAATTGTTCGTAAATTCCGATTTAGGGAAAACAATTACCGAATCTCCCCTAATTCAACCTTTAATTAGCAGTCTTTTTAATATTAATTGGACTGCTGATAATTTTTCTCAACCCACTAACCAAGTTAATAATTTTCTCGAACAAGGTAAAGCCGCTTTAGCTAATCCCCAGCGAGTTGCCGCTTTTTTGGTGACAACATCAGAACCCATTGATGTGGCAAATTCCCGCTATCTGTGGGGAAGCGCCCAACAAATTGGTTTAACTGTTGGTGGAGCAATCTTAGTTGCTGATGGAGAAAATACTAACTTATCCCAGGAATTTGCACCTCTACCTGTGAGCATAGTTCCTGATGTCTCCCAGGGGGAATGGCAACCTCTGATAGATGCTTTACCCAACTTTGTTGAGCAAGCATTACAAGCTAACCAACCAATTGAAATTGACGTACATAATCGCCAAGTCCGCTTATTTTTACCTGGTTTCGACAAAAAACAGGTAAAACTTACTCAACAGGGACCAGAAGTCACAGTAGAAGCCGGAGATCAAAGACGTAATATCTTCCTCCCCCCGGCTTTAAGTGGTAAACCTGTAACTGGTGCAAAGTTTCAAAATAGTTATTTGATAATTTCTTTTTAG
- the petP gene encoding cytochrome b6f subunit PetP, whose amino-acid sequence MDIGQKVKVIRLRDRVSSTIAQKLGKIGIIQGYKVTDGAGIGVVVKFDDNFSTWFFEDEIKPA is encoded by the coding sequence ATGGACATCGGACAGAAAGTTAAGGTGATTCGTTTGCGCGATCGCGTATCCTCTACTATCGCTCAAAAACTGGGAAAAATCGGCATTATCCAAGGCTACAAAGTCACTGACGGGGCGGGAATCGGTGTGGTGGTCAAGTTTGACGATAATTTCTCTACCTGGTTTTTTGAAGATGAAATCAAACCAGCTTAG
- the cphA gene encoding cyanophycin synthetase, which translates to MRILKIQTLRGPNYWSIRRHKLIVMRLDLENLAETPSNEIPGFYEGLVEALPSLEGHYCSPGCRGGFLMRVREGTMMGHIVEHVALELQELAGMHVGFGRTRETVTPGIYQVVIEYLNEEAGRYAARAAVRLCQSIIDRGRYPKAELEQDVQDLKDFWRDASLGPSTEAIIKEAEKKGIPWMPLPARFLIQLGYGIHQKRIQATMTNNTGILGVELAGDKEATKRILDANGVPVPRGTVINFFDDLEEAVEYVGGYPIVIKPSDGNHGRGITIDIRNWEDAEAAYEMARQVSRSVIVERYYVGRDHRVLVVNGKVVAVAERIPAHVVGNGKSTITELIEETNLDPKRGDGHDNVLTKIELDRTSYQLLDRQGYTINSVPPQGVMCYLRATANLSTGGSAVDRTDEIHPENIWLAQRVVRIIGLDVAGIDIVTSDISRPLREVDAVIVEVNAAPGFRMHVAPSIGIPRNVAGAVMDMLFPNEQSGRIPLLSVTGTNGKTTTTRLLAHIYKQTGKVVGYTTTDGTYIGDFLVESGDNTGPQSAHVILQDPTVEVAVLESARGGILRSGLGFENANVGVVLNVSADHLGIGDIDTIEQLAHLKSVVAEAVFPDGYAVLNADDHRVAAMAEKTKANIAYFTMNPDSDLVRKHIQQGGVAAVYEHGYLSIVKGDWTHRIERAENIPLTMGARAPFMIANALAASLAAFVQDVTIEQIRAGLRGFRASVSQTPGRMNLFNLGKHHALVDYAHNAASYEALGSFVRNWTTGQRIGVIGGPGDRRDEDFVTLGKLSADIFDYIIIKEDDDTRGRPRGSASDLIIQGITQVKPNYRFESILDETTAINKALDMAPDGSLVVVLPESVNRAIKLIKMRGVQEETQPQQSTHNDSQNGVASSSAINTLI; encoded by the coding sequence ATGAGAATCCTCAAGATCCAGACCTTACGCGGCCCAAATTACTGGAGCATTCGACGGCACAAGCTCATCGTCATGCGCCTAGATTTAGAAAATCTTGCCGAAACGCCCTCTAATGAAATCCCTGGCTTTTATGAAGGATTAGTAGAGGCTCTCCCCAGCCTAGAGGGTCACTACTGCTCCCCTGGCTGTCGGGGTGGTTTTCTGATGCGGGTGCGAGAAGGCACCATGATGGGTCATATAGTGGAACACGTAGCCTTGGAACTCCAGGAATTAGCGGGAATGCACGTAGGTTTCGGTCGCACCCGTGAAACTGTCACACCTGGAATTTATCAGGTAGTGATTGAGTACCTAAATGAAGAAGCGGGTCGCTATGCAGCACGGGCAGCAGTCAGGCTATGTCAAAGTATTATTGACCGGGGACGTTATCCCAAAGCCGAACTAGAGCAAGATGTTCAAGACCTGAAAGACTTTTGGCGTGATGCTTCGCTAGGACCTTCAACAGAAGCTATTATCAAAGAAGCGGAGAAAAAAGGTATTCCTTGGATGCCTTTACCAGCTAGATTCTTAATTCAATTGGGCTATGGTATCCATCAAAAACGGATTCAGGCCACAATGACCAATAACACAGGCATTCTTGGTGTAGAACTAGCTGGTGATAAAGAAGCTACTAAACGGATTCTTGATGCCAACGGTGTCCCAGTTCCTAGAGGGACAGTTATCAATTTCTTTGATGATTTAGAAGAAGCCGTTGAATATGTTGGTGGTTATCCCATCGTGATTAAACCTTCAGATGGTAATCATGGCCGGGGTATCACCATTGATATCCGTAATTGGGAAGACGCAGAAGCCGCTTATGAAATGGCTAGACAAGTTTCTCGTTCAGTGATTGTGGAAAGATATTATGTAGGACGAGATCATCGGGTATTGGTAGTTAATGGCAAGGTAGTTGCTGTAGCGGAGAGAATCCCCGCCCATGTCGTGGGTAATGGCAAATCTACGATTACAGAGCTAATTGAAGAAACAAACCTTGATCCTAAGCGGGGTGACGGGCATGATAATGTCTTGACTAAGATTGAACTAGACCGTACCAGCTATCAACTCCTAGATAGACAAGGCTACACCATCAATAGTGTGCCACCCCAGGGGGTAATGTGTTATCTGCGGGCTACAGCCAACTTGAGTACAGGTGGTAGTGCTGTAGATCGCACAGACGAAATTCACCCGGAAAATATATGGTTAGCACAACGGGTAGTGAGAATCATCGGTTTAGATGTAGCTGGGATAGATATTGTCACTTCCGATATTAGCCGTCCGCTCCGAGAAGTAGATGCGGTAATTGTCGAAGTCAACGCCGCCCCTGGTTTCCGAATGCACGTCGCCCCCAGCATTGGTATCCCCCGCAATGTCGCTGGTGCGGTCATGGATATGCTGTTCCCCAATGAACAATCTGGACGGATTCCTCTGCTCTCTGTCACAGGCACAAATGGTAAAACCACCACTACCCGCCTGTTAGCACATATCTATAAGCAAACTGGTAAAGTAGTAGGCTACACAACTACAGACGGTACTTATATCGGTGATTTCTTAGTAGAATCAGGAGATAATACAGGTCCTCAAAGCGCCCATGTTATCCTTCAAGATCCGACCGTAGAAGTAGCGGTATTGGAATCGGCTCGCGGTGGGATTCTGCGCTCTGGGTTGGGTTTTGAAAATGCTAATGTAGGTGTGGTATTAAATGTGTCTGCTGACCATCTGGGCATCGGCGATATAGATACTATTGAACAATTAGCCCATCTCAAAAGTGTAGTTGCTGAGGCTGTTTTTCCTGATGGTTATGCGGTACTCAATGCCGATGATCACCGGGTTGCAGCGATGGCAGAAAAGACTAAGGCAAATATTGCCTACTTTACCATGAATCCAGACTCGGATCTGGTACGGAAACATATTCAACAGGGTGGAGTGGCCGCAGTCTATGAACATGGTTATCTGTCTATTGTCAAAGGTGATTGGACGCACCGCATCGAAAGAGCAGAAAATATTCCTTTGACAATGGGTGCAAGAGCGCCATTTATGATTGCTAATGCTTTAGCTGCTAGTTTGGCGGCTTTTGTTCAAGATGTCACCATTGAGCAAATTCGGGCTGGTTTAAGAGGCTTCCGTGCTTCTGTGAGTCAGACCCCAGGACGGATGAATTTGTTTAATTTGGGTAAACACCATGCTTTGGTAGATTATGCCCACAATGCGGCTAGTTATGAGGCCTTGGGGTCATTTGTTCGGAATTGGACAACGGGACAGCGCATTGGTGTGATTGGTGGTCCAGGCGATCGCCGTGATGAAGATTTTGTGACTCTAGGTAAGTTATCAGCAGATATCTTTGACTACATTATTATTAAAGAAGATGATGATACTAGAGGTAGACCTCGTGGTTCAGCTTCAGATTTGATTATTCAAGGCATTACCCAAGTTAAGCCTAATTACCGCTTTGAATCAATTTTGGATGAAACCACAGCTATTAACAAAGCCTTGGACATGGCTCCTGATGGTAGTCTGGTGGTAGTTTTGCCAGAAAGTGTGAACCGGGCTATTAAGTTAATTAAGATGCGAGGTGTACAGGAAGAAACCCAGCCACAGCAATCAACTCACAATGATTCGCAAAATGGTGTAGCTTCTTCTTCGGCGATTAATACACTGATTTAG
- a CDS encoding cyanophycinase — protein sequence MPQLEVKSLEMRTPQATKTAVLVIGGAEDKVHGREILRTFFVRAGGNKAYITIIPSASREPAIIAGRYVRIFEEMGAEKVEILDIREREQCENPEIKASLEACSGVFLTGGDQLRLCGVLSDTPAMEIIRQRVRAGQLTLAGTSAGAAVMGHHMIAGGGSGETPNRSLVDMATGLGFIPEVVVDQHFHNRNRMGRLVSAIAAHPDRLGIGIDEDTCAVFERDGWLQVMGKGSVTIVDPTELTHTNEPNVNANEPLTLHNLRLHILSYGDRFHLYQRTVLPAVHRISS from the coding sequence ATGCCGCAGTTAGAAGTTAAATCGCTGGAAATGAGGACACCCCAAGCTACTAAAACCGCCGTACTAGTTATCGGAGGCGCAGAAGATAAAGTTCATGGACGAGAAATTCTGAGAACTTTTTTTGTTCGTGCTGGTGGTAACAAGGCGTATATTACAATAATTCCATCAGCCTCCCGTGAGCCTGCCATTATTGCTGGTAGGTACGTTCGCATTTTTGAAGAAATGGGTGCGGAGAAGGTTGAGATTTTAGACATTCGGGAACGGGAACAATGCGAAAATCCGGAGATTAAAGCATCCCTCGAAGCCTGTAGTGGTGTCTTCTTGACAGGAGGAGACCAACTGCGTCTTTGTGGAGTCCTCTCCGACACACCAGCAATGGAAATTATCCGCCAGCGGGTGAGAGCCGGACAACTGACTTTAGCAGGAACAAGTGCTGGAGCAGCCGTCATGGGACATCACATGATCGCAGGTGGTGGCAGTGGTGAAACCCCCAATCGTTCCCTAGTGGATATGGCAACAGGCTTAGGATTCATTCCTGAAGTTGTCGTTGACCAACATTTCCATAACCGGAATCGCATGGGGAGATTAGTTAGTGCCATCGCCGCTCACCCTGATAGACTGGGCATTGGTATTGACGAAGATACCTGTGCTGTGTTTGAACGAGATGGTTGGTTACAAGTTATGGGCAAAGGCAGTGTCACCATTGTTGATCCTACAGAACTTACCCACACTAATGAACCCAATGTTAATGCTAACGAACCCTTGACTTTACATAATTTAAGACTACATATCCTCAGTTACGGAGATCGCTTCCATCTTTACCAACGTACTGTTTTACCTGCTGTGCATCGCATCTCTAGCTGA
- the trmD gene encoding tRNA (guanosine(37)-N1)-methyltransferase TrmD, with the protein MRFDIVTLFPDCFTSILNSGLLAKALAKQIAQVHLVNPRDFTTDKHHKVDDETYGGGVGMLMKPEPIFAAVESLPILPRRDVILMSPQGQPMNQPLLRELAADYDQLIVICGHYEGVDDRVLNLVTREISLGDFILTGGEIPSMALINGVTRLLPGTVGKEESLKNESFEAGLLDFPQYTRPANFRGWKVPDVLLSGNHAAIARWRFQQQIQRTASRRPDLLKKWQEEQGE; encoded by the coding sequence GTGCGTTTTGATATAGTTACACTTTTCCCTGACTGTTTCACGTCAATTCTCAATTCTGGTTTGCTGGCTAAGGCCTTAGCTAAACAGATTGCTCAAGTGCATCTAGTTAATCCCAGAGACTTTACCACGGACAAACACCACAAGGTGGATGATGAAACCTATGGTGGTGGTGTGGGAATGCTGATGAAGCCAGAACCGATTTTCGCGGCTGTGGAGTCTTTGCCGATTCTACCCCGTCGTGATGTGATTTTGATGAGTCCCCAAGGACAACCGATGAACCAGCCCTTACTGCGCGAATTAGCCGCGGATTATGACCAATTGATTGTTATTTGTGGTCATTATGAAGGGGTAGATGACAGGGTGCTAAATTTGGTGACTCGTGAGATCTCTTTGGGCGATTTTATCCTCACTGGGGGAGAAATTCCTTCTATGGCTTTGATTAATGGTGTGACGCGGTTGCTACCGGGAACTGTGGGTAAGGAGGAATCTCTCAAAAATGAAAGTTTTGAAGCGGGTTTGTTAGATTTTCCCCAGTATACTCGTCCTGCTAATTTTCGTGGTTGGAAAGTCCCAGATGTGCTACTAAGTGGTAATCATGCAGCAATAGCTCGTTGGCGTTTTCAACAACAAATTCAGCGCACTGCTTCCCGTCGTCCCGATTTGCTGAAAAAATGGCAAGAAGAGCAGGGAGAGTAG
- the ispF gene encoding 2-C-methyl-D-erythritol 2,4-cyclodiphosphate synthase yields MNIRIGNGYDIHRLVSDRNLILGGIHIPHELGLLGHSDADVLTHAIMDAMLGALSLGDIGHYFPPTDPKWKGADSLVLLDQVHQLIRDQGWKIGNIDSVIVAERPKLKPHISQMRDKLAAVLEVEPNQIGVKATTNEKLGSTGREEGICAYAVVLLVAGD; encoded by the coding sequence ATGAACATCAGAATTGGTAACGGCTACGATATACACAGATTGGTGAGCGATCGCAATTTAATTTTAGGCGGTATTCACATTCCCCATGAACTCGGCTTGTTAGGACACAGTGATGCTGATGTTCTTACCCATGCCATCATGGATGCAATGCTAGGAGCATTATCTTTAGGGGATATTGGTCATTATTTTCCCCCTACAGATCCAAAATGGAAAGGGGCTGATAGTCTTGTACTATTAGATCAAGTACATCAATTAATTCGTGACCAAGGTTGGAAAATTGGCAATATTGATTCTGTAATTGTGGCTGAACGTCCCAAATTAAAACCCCATATTTCTCAAATGCGGGATAAATTAGCCGCAGTTTTAGAAGTAGAACCAAATCAAATTGGTGTCAAAGCTACAACTAATGAAAAACTTGGATCAACGGGAAGAGAAGAGGGTATTTGTGCTTATGCTGTAGTTTTGTTGGTGGCTGGTGATTGA